In Bacteroidota bacterium, the following proteins share a genomic window:
- a CDS encoding c-type cytochrome — translation MKRFLFACILLLSAVPLFAQRWEWPDTAKHLTVLPKSTSARDLQRTMFGFTAGLGVRCTFCHVGEEGKDFSQYDFVSDAKPEKNEARTMIRMMNNINDVYLAELHVESNSPLRVSCMTCHRGSNKPILLEDKLKRTFDRFGIDSTIKQYHTLRDQYYGGFTYNFKEGTLVRLAELISDDTAKTTAAIQVLKLNIELYPAFPFSYVRLAGLYEGEGKSQEAIENYKQALKLDPNNWMAKGRLERLQNKK, via the coding sequence ATGAAAAGATTTCTTTTCGCATGCATTCTATTATTGTCCGCAGTCCCCCTTTTTGCTCAACGTTGGGAATGGCCTGACACGGCTAAGCATCTTACCGTTCTTCCGAAGAGCACGTCCGCAAGAGATTTGCAGAGAACGATGTTCGGTTTTACCGCCGGCCTCGGCGTTCGCTGCACCTTCTGCCATGTAGGGGAAGAGGGAAAAGATTTCAGCCAGTATGACTTTGTCTCCGACGCGAAGCCGGAAAAGAACGAAGCCCGCACGATGATCCGCATGATGAACAACATCAACGATGTGTATCTCGCCGAGCTGCACGTTGAGAGCAATTCGCCGCTTCGCGTTTCATGCATGACGTGTCATCGGGGGAGCAACAAGCCGATCCTCTTGGAGGATAAACTCAAGCGGACGTTCGACCGCTTCGGCATCGACTCGACCATCAAGCAGTACCATACCCTGCGGGACCAGTATTACGGAGGTTTCACCTATAATTTTAAGGAAGGAACGCTGGTGCGTCTGGCGGAACTTATTTCGGACGATACGGCAAAAACCACCGCCGCCATTCAGGTGTTAAAGCTGAATATCGAACTGTATCCTGCATTTCCTTTTTCATACGTCCGCCTTGCAGGTCTCTACGAAGGAGAAGGGAAGTCTCAGGAAGCGATCGAGAACTATAAACAGGCACTCAAGCTTGACCCAAACAACTGGATGGCAAAGGGAAGGCTCGAGAGGCTTCAAAACAAAAAGTAA